A stretch of the Dechloromonas sp. TW-R-39-2 genome encodes the following:
- a CDS encoding DciA family protein translates to MYNGPEHYLDSDANASRLMAHARLLLKLSRRFEAIAPAGFRHAARVANYKSGKIIIHADNGAVAAKIRQMSQRLCSELCKGGAQCNELEVKVQPRENLFQSTPSTQKPLSSTACEVLRSTAENMPKGSLRAAIDALLASSAKRE, encoded by the coding sequence ATGTACAACGGGCCTGAGCATTACCTTGACAGCGACGCCAACGCCAGCCGGCTGATGGCTCACGCACGTCTGTTGCTCAAGCTCTCGCGCCGCTTCGAAGCGATTGCCCCGGCGGGGTTTCGCCACGCTGCACGCGTTGCCAATTACAAGTCGGGGAAAATTATTATCCACGCCGATAACGGCGCGGTCGCTGCCAAAATCCGCCAGATGAGCCAGCGTTTATGCAGCGAGTTATGCAAAGGTGGGGCGCAGTGTAACGAGCTCGAAGTAAAAGTTCAACCCCGCGAAAATCTTTTCCAATCAACACCTTCAACGCAAAAGCCACTCTCCAGCACGGCCTGCGAGGTGCTGCGGTCGACGGCAGAAAACATGCCGAAAGGCTCTTTGCGCGCGGCAATCGATGCCTTGCTGGCAAGCTCGGCAAAACGGGAATAA
- the secA gene encoding preprotein translocase subunit SecA, translating to MISGLLKKIFGSRNDRLVKQYSQTVKRINALEPSLEALSDEQLRVKTDEFRQRHANGESLDDLLPEAFAVVREAGKRELGMRHFDVQMIGGMVLHYGKIAEMRTGEGKTLVGTLPAYLNAISGKGVHVITVNDYLASRDAEWMGRLHRFLGLSVGVNLSQMDHEAKQAAYAADITYGTNNEFGFDYLRDNMVYTPGERVQRQLNFAIVDEVDSILIDEARTPLIISGQAEDHTDLYLRMKDVVPKLTRAAEEKAEGDYWVDEKGHQVHLSEAGYEHAEQLLAEHGLLAEGASLYDAANITLMHHLNAALRGLTLFHKDQHYVVQNGEIIIVDEFTGRLMAGRRWSDGLHQAVEAKEGVQIQSENQTLASITFQNYFRMYGRLSGMTGTADTEAYEFHQIYGLETVVIPPHRPMVRKDMNDLVYKTADEKHAAIIADIKDCAKRGQPVLVGTTSIEASELLSSLLDKEGLAHNVLNAKQHAREAEIVIEAGRPGVITIATNMAGRGTDIVLGGSIEKATSAIKHDESLPEAEREARIAAMRAEWQKSHDQVLASGGLHIIGSERHESRRIDNQLRGRAGRQGDAGSSRFYLSLDDPLLRIFAGERLRAIMDKLKMPEGEAIEHPLVTRSLESAQRKVEARNFDIRKQLLEYDDVSNDQRKVIYQQRNELLETEDISETITAMRHSVIGDIFRTYVPAESVEEQWDMEGLERALAAELLIVAPVAAWFKSEPTLSDEEILARITLEADQAYQAKIDLVGNNSFQQFERNVMLQSLDTHWREHLAALDHLRQGIHLRGYAQKNPKQEYKREAFELFEGLLDLIRKEVTRVLFTVQIRSQEDVEETAPHADVQNVQYQHAGYDEALEGSTDEAAVPAPSDAGPKVGRNDPCPCGSGKKYKHCHGKLS from the coding sequence ATGATATCCGGCCTACTCAAAAAGATTTTCGGCAGCCGCAACGATCGGCTCGTTAAACAATATTCCCAGACCGTCAAGCGTATCAACGCGCTTGAGCCTTCGCTCGAAGCACTGAGCGACGAGCAGCTGCGGGTGAAAACGGACGAGTTCCGTCAGCGCCACGCCAACGGTGAATCGCTCGACGACCTGTTGCCCGAGGCTTTTGCCGTGGTCCGCGAGGCCGGCAAGCGGGAACTGGGCATGCGTCACTTCGACGTCCAGATGATTGGCGGCATGGTGCTGCATTACGGCAAGATCGCCGAAATGCGTACCGGTGAAGGCAAGACGTTGGTCGGCACGCTGCCGGCCTACCTCAATGCCATTTCCGGCAAGGGCGTGCACGTCATTACGGTCAACGACTACCTGGCCAGCCGCGATGCGGAGTGGATGGGACGTCTGCACCGCTTCCTCGGCCTGAGCGTCGGCGTCAACCTGTCGCAGATGGATCACGAGGCCAAGCAGGCAGCCTACGCAGCCGACATCACCTACGGCACGAACAACGAATTCGGTTTCGACTACCTGCGCGACAACATGGTGTACACGCCGGGCGAACGCGTTCAGCGTCAGCTGAATTTCGCGATTGTCGACGAAGTGGATTCCATCCTGATCGACGAAGCGCGTACGCCGCTGATCATTTCCGGCCAGGCTGAAGATCACACCGATCTTTATCTACGGATGAAGGATGTCGTGCCGAAATTGACCCGCGCTGCCGAAGAAAAGGCCGAAGGCGATTACTGGGTCGACGAGAAGGGCCATCAGGTCCATCTTTCCGAAGCCGGTTACGAGCATGCCGAGCAGTTGCTGGCTGAACACGGCCTGCTGGCTGAAGGCGCCAGCCTCTATGACGCGGCCAACATCACGCTGATGCATCACCTGAATGCAGCGTTGCGTGGCCTGACGCTGTTCCACAAGGATCAGCATTACGTTGTGCAGAATGGCGAAATCATCATCGTCGACGAGTTCACCGGTCGCCTGATGGCCGGTCGTCGCTGGTCCGATGGCCTGCACCAAGCGGTCGAAGCCAAGGAAGGCGTCCAGATCCAGTCGGAAAACCAGACGCTGGCCTCGATCACTTTCCAGAATTATTTCCGGATGTACGGCCGCCTGTCCGGCATGACCGGCACGGCCGATACCGAAGCCTACGAATTCCACCAGATCTACGGTCTGGAGACGGTTGTCATTCCGCCGCATCGTCCGATGGTGCGCAAGGACATGAACGACCTGGTCTACAAGACCGCAGACGAAAAACACGCGGCAATCATTGCCGATATCAAGGATTGTGCCAAACGCGGCCAGCCGGTGCTGGTCGGCACGACCTCGATCGAAGCCTCCGAGTTGCTTTCCAGCCTGCTCGACAAGGAAGGCTTGGCGCACAACGTGCTCAATGCCAAGCAGCATGCCCGCGAAGCGGAAATCGTCATTGAAGCCGGTCGACCGGGGGTGATCACGATTGCCACCAACATGGCCGGTCGGGGTACCGACATTGTGCTGGGCGGCAGCATCGAAAAGGCAACCTCGGCGATCAAGCATGACGAATCGCTGCCCGAAGCCGAGCGCGAAGCCCGCATTGCAGCAATGCGCGCCGAATGGCAGAAGTCGCACGATCAGGTGCTGGCTTCCGGTGGTCTGCACATCATTGGTTCCGAGCGTCACGAATCGCGCCGGATCGACAACCAGCTGCGCGGCCGTGCCGGTCGCCAGGGCGATGCCGGTTCTTCTCGCTTCTACCTGTCGCTCGACGACCCCTTGTTGCGCATCTTTGCCGGCGAGCGCCTGCGCGCCATCATGGACAAGCTGAAAATGCCGGAAGGCGAAGCGATCGAGCATCCGCTCGTCACCCGTTCGCTCGAGTCGGCTCAGCGCAAGGTCGAAGCCCGTAACTTCGACATTCGCAAGCAGTTGCTCGAATACGACGACGTTTCCAACGACCAGCGCAAGGTGATCTACCAGCAGCGTAACGAGCTGCTCGAAACCGAGGATATTTCCGAGACGATTACCGCCATGCGCCACAGCGTGATCGGCGATATTTTCCGGACCTATGTGCCGGCCGAGTCGGTTGAGGAACAATGGGACATGGAAGGCCTGGAGCGTGCGCTGGCGGCCGAGTTGCTGATCGTCGCACCGGTCGCCGCATGGTTCAAGAGCGAGCCGACCTTGTCCGACGAAGAGATTCTGGCCCGCATCACTCTGGAGGCCGATCAGGCTTACCAGGCCAAGATCGATCTGGTCGGCAACAACTCTTTCCAGCAATTCGAGCGCAATGTGATGTTGCAGAGCCTCGATACGCACTGGCGCGAGCACCTGGCGGCCCTCGATCACCTGCGCCAGGGCATCCACCTGCGCGGCTATGCCCAGAAGAATCCGAAGCAGGAATACAAACGCGAAGCTTTCGAGCTTTTCGAAGGCCTGCTCGACCTGATTCGCAAGGAAGTGACCCGCGTTCTCTTTACCGTACAGATTCGCTCGCAGGAAGACGTCGAGGAAACGGCGCCGCATGCCGATGTCCAGAACGTCCAATACCAGCATGCCGGTTATGATGAGGCTCTGGAAGGTTCGACCGACGAGGCGGCGGTTCCCGCGCCATCGGATGCCGGCCCGAAGGTTGGCCGAAACGACCCTTGTCCTTGCGGTAGCGGTAAAAAATACAAACATTGCCACGGAAAACTGTCCTGA
- the murC gene encoding UDP-N-acetylmuramate--L-alanine ligase: MKHKVKHIHFVGVGGSGMSGIAEVLAHLDYTVTGSDLAASATTRRLEGEGVKVTIGHAAENAAGADAVVISTAVKADNPEVIAARERKIPVVPRAQMLAELMRLKHGIAIAGTHGKTTTTSLVTSILAEGGVDPTFVIGGRLNAAGANARLGSGDFLVAEADESDASFLFLSPVVSVVTNIDADHMETYGHDFERLKGAFVDFLNRLPFYGVAVLCGEDPNVRAIMPQVPKQIITYGLSDACNFYAENIVAADGQMRFDCVRVNGSVSRLSITLNLPGIHNVLNALAAIAVATEVQVSDEAIVKALAEFKGVGRRFQRYGEVALPAGGSFTLVDDYGHHPVEMAATLAAARGAFPGRRLVLAFQPHRYTRTRDCFEDFVKVLATVDVLLLAEIYAAGEAPIVAADGRSLARALRVGGKVEPVFVEDIAAMPQTIMDVARDGDVVLCMGAGSIGAVPGKVVEFK, translated from the coding sequence ATGAAACATAAAGTCAAACATATCCACTTTGTCGGTGTCGGCGGCTCGGGCATGAGCGGCATTGCCGAAGTGCTCGCCCACCTCGATTACACCGTGACCGGTTCCGATCTGGCGGCCAGCGCGACGACCCGTCGTCTTGAAGGCGAAGGCGTCAAGGTGACGATTGGTCACGCCGCCGAAAATGCAGCCGGGGCCGATGCCGTGGTGATTTCGACGGCGGTCAAGGCCGACAATCCGGAAGTCATTGCCGCCCGCGAGCGCAAGATTCCGGTCGTGCCACGTGCCCAGATGCTGGCCGAACTGATGCGTCTGAAGCACGGTATCGCCATCGCCGGAACGCACGGCAAGACGACCACCACCAGCCTGGTGACCAGCATCCTGGCCGAAGGCGGCGTCGATCCGACTTTCGTCATCGGTGGTCGGCTGAATGCCGCTGGGGCAAATGCCCGTCTTGGTTCCGGTGATTTTCTCGTCGCCGAGGCCGATGAGTCGGACGCCTCCTTCCTCTTCCTGTCGCCGGTGGTTTCGGTGGTCACCAATATCGACGCCGACCACATGGAAACCTACGGCCATGACTTCGAGCGTCTCAAGGGCGCTTTCGTCGATTTCCTGAATCGCCTGCCGTTTTACGGCGTTGCCGTGCTCTGCGGTGAAGACCCGAATGTGCGCGCGATCATGCCGCAGGTGCCGAAGCAGATCATTACCTACGGCCTGAGCGACGCCTGCAATTTCTACGCGGAAAACATCGTCGCCGCCGATGGCCAGATGCGCTTTGACTGCGTCCGGGTCAATGGCTCGGTGTCGCGCCTGTCTATCACGCTGAATTTGCCGGGTATCCACAACGTGCTGAATGCCCTGGCGGCGATTGCCGTGGCGACCGAGGTGCAGGTGTCCGACGAAGCTATCGTCAAGGCGCTCGCCGAGTTCAAGGGTGTCGGCCGCCGCTTCCAGCGTTATGGCGAAGTCGCGCTGCCGGCTGGCGGCAGCTTCACGCTGGTCGACGATTACGGCCATCACCCGGTTGAAATGGCCGCGACGCTGGCTGCCGCTCGCGGTGCTTTCCCCGGTCGCCGCCTGGTGCTGGCTTTCCAGCCGCATCGCTATACGCGGACGCGCGATTGTTTCGAAGACTTCGTCAAGGTGCTTGCCACGGTCGACGTGCTTTTGCTGGCCGAAATCTACGCTGCCGGCGAAGCACCGATCGTTGCCGCCGATGGCCGTTCGCTGGCCCGCGCCTTGCGTGTCGGCGGCAAGGTCGAGCCGGTGTTTGTCGAAGATATCGCGGCGATGCCGCAAACGATCATGGATGTCGCCCGCGATGGCGACGTGGTGTTGTGCATGGGCGCCGGTTCGATCGGTGCCGTGCCTGGCAAGGTGGTGGAGTTCAAATGA
- the ftsA gene encoding cell division protein FtsA — protein sequence MSRDNKDLVVGLDIGTSKIVALVAEINQEGSLNVIGMGSQDSRGLKKGVVVNIEETVHTISRVVQEVELMADCKVKDVYTGIAGSHIKSFNSNGMVAIKDKEVTPADIDRVIETAKAMPIPADQEILHILTQEFVIDGQDGIREPIGMSGMRLEVKTHIVTGAVSAAQNIVKCVRRCGLEVNDLVLQPLASSYAVLSEDEKDLGVCLIDIGGGTTDLAVWTQGAIRHTSVIPIAGDQITNDIAMALRTPTREAEDIKCKYGCALSQLADAAETMEVAGVDDRPSRKLSRRALADVIQPRVEELYELIQNELRRAGFEEVLSSGIVLTGGASVMPGMVELGEEIFHMPVRLGNPKYTGSLADVVQSPRFSTAFGLLLEAQAQRKRGQKIQDKQGIKDVLVGMKSWFAKNF from the coding sequence ATGAGCAGGGATAACAAGGATTTGGTTGTCGGGTTGGATATCGGCACTTCGAAGATCGTCGCGCTGGTGGCCGAAATCAACCAGGAAGGCAGCCTCAATGTGATCGGCATGGGGTCGCAGGATTCACGCGGCCTGAAAAAAGGTGTCGTGGTCAACATTGAGGAAACCGTGCATACGATCAGCCGCGTCGTGCAGGAAGTCGAGCTGATGGCTGATTGCAAGGTCAAGGATGTGTATACCGGGATCGCCGGCAGCCACATCAAGAGCTTCAATTCGAACGGTATGGTGGCGATCAAGGACAAGGAAGTGACGCCGGCCGACATCGACCGCGTGATCGAAACCGCCAAGGCGATGCCGATTCCGGCCGATCAGGAAATCCTGCACATCCTGACGCAGGAATTCGTTATCGACGGCCAGGACGGCATTCGCGAGCCGATCGGCATGAGCGGCATGCGCCTCGAAGTGAAGACGCACATCGTGACCGGTGCCGTTTCTGCGGCCCAGAACATCGTCAAGTGCGTGCGTCGCTGCGGTCTGGAAGTGAATGATCTGGTGCTGCAGCCGCTGGCCTCGAGCTACGCCGTGCTGTCCGAAGATGAAAAGGATCTTGGCGTCTGCCTGATCGATATCGGTGGCGGTACGACCGACCTGGCGGTGTGGACGCAAGGCGCGATCCGTCATACCTCGGTAATCCCCATCGCCGGCGACCAGATCACCAACGACATCGCCATGGCGCTGCGCACCCCGACGCGCGAAGCCGAAGACATCAAGTGCAAGTACGGCTGCGCTCTGTCGCAACTGGCCGACGCTGCCGAGACGATGGAGGTTGCCGGGGTCGACGACCGCCCAAGCCGGAAATTGAGCCGCCGTGCGCTGGCCGATGTGATCCAGCCGCGCGTCGAGGAATTGTACGAACTGATCCAGAACGAATTGCGCCGCGCCGGTTTCGAGGAAGTGCTTTCCTCCGGCATCGTGCTGACCGGTGGCGCCAGCGTCATGCCGGGCATGGTCGAACTGGGCGAAGAAATTTTCCACATGCCGGTGCGCCTGGGTAACCCGAAATACACGGGCAGCCTGGCCGATGTCGTGCAGAGCCCGCGGTTTTCTACTGCTTTCGGTTTGCTGCTAGAAGCGCAGGCCCAGCGTAAACGGGGCCAGAAAATTCAGGACAAGCAGGGCATCAAGGATGTCCTGGTCGGTATGAAATCGTGGTTTGCCAAGAATTTCTAA
- a CDS encoding cell division protein FtsQ/DivIB: MWNKPHLLTAIADLLILAASAALLAAGAVWLVRVPSLPVRQVVFADSLAHTRRIEIEQVLPAVMKGNFFSINLDQVRATLEKLPWVRRVEVRRIWPEKLEVKVEEHRPAARWGEARGELVNSYGEVFSAVLAESETTALPLLFGPQDTAPEVLKRYGEFVANFKALGERPVQVTLSPRLAWQLKLENGMVVDIGREQPKSPVGVRLQRFIEIYPEAVAKRANRPAVVDLRYPNGFAMRMAGEVKGK; this comes from the coding sequence ATGTGGAATAAACCGCACCTGCTGACTGCAATCGCCGACCTGCTGATTCTCGCAGCGTCGGCTGCATTGCTGGCGGCGGGTGCTGTCTGGCTGGTTCGCGTGCCGTCCTTGCCGGTGCGCCAGGTGGTTTTTGCCGATTCGCTGGCGCATACCCGCCGGATCGAAATCGAGCAGGTGTTGCCGGCGGTGATGAAGGGTAATTTCTTCAGCATCAATCTGGATCAGGTGCGTGCCACGCTTGAAAAGCTGCCTTGGGTGCGGCGCGTTGAAGTGCGTCGGATCTGGCCGGAAAAGCTCGAAGTGAAGGTTGAGGAGCATCGTCCGGCAGCACGCTGGGGCGAGGCGCGGGGCGAGTTGGTCAACTCCTACGGCGAGGTTTTCTCTGCCGTGCTGGCCGAGAGTGAGACGACCGCTTTGCCGTTGCTCTTCGGGCCACAGGATACCGCGCCGGAAGTATTGAAGCGCTACGGCGAGTTTGTTGCCAATTTCAAGGCGCTCGGTGAGCGGCCGGTGCAGGTCACGCTGTCGCCGCGCCTGGCTTGGCAGTTGAAGCTGGAAAACGGAATGGTGGTGGATATCGGCCGGGAACAGCCGAAATCGCCGGTAGGCGTGCGCTTGCAGCGATTTATCGAAATTTATCCGGAGGCTGTCGCCAAGCGTGCGAACCGTCCGGCGGTCGTGGATTTGCGTTATCCGAATGGCTTTGCCATGCGGATGGCCGGTGAAGTGAAGGGAAAGTAA
- the lpxC gene encoding UDP-3-O-acyl-N-acetylglucosamine deacetylase: MLKQRTLKTVIRASGVGLHGGVKVNMTLRPAAPDTGIVFRRVDLPEPVDIPARAFMVGDTRMCSCLEKDGVKVGTIEHLMSAFAGLGIDNAWVDLDAPEVPILDGSAAPFVFLIQSAGIEEQNAAKKFIRVTQTIEVRDGDKWARFEPYDGYRLAFSIVFNHPAIDKSAQKAEIDFAEQSYTREVARARTFGFMQEVEYLRENGLALGGGLENAIVLDEFRVLNQDGLRYGDEFVKHKILDAVGDLYLLGSPLLAAYSSHKGGHALNNQLARELLNHQESWEFATFEQAENAPAGVTRWLNQPA; the protein is encoded by the coding sequence ATGCTCAAGCAACGCACGCTCAAGACAGTTATTCGCGCCTCAGGTGTTGGCCTGCATGGCGGCGTCAAGGTCAATATGACCCTGCGCCCGGCCGCGCCCGATACCGGCATCGTCTTCCGTCGCGTCGATTTGCCGGAGCCTGTTGATATCCCGGCCCGTGCCTTCATGGTGGGTGATACACGCATGTGCTCCTGTCTTGAAAAGGACGGGGTGAAAGTCGGCACCATCGAACATCTGATGTCGGCCTTTGCCGGTCTCGGTATCGACAATGCCTGGGTAGACCTGGATGCGCCGGAAGTGCCCATCCTTGACGGTTCGGCTGCGCCGTTCGTTTTCCTGATCCAGTCGGCTGGCATCGAGGAACAGAACGCGGCCAAGAAATTCATTCGCGTTACCCAAACAATTGAAGTTCGCGATGGCGACAAATGGGCCCGTTTCGAGCCTTACGATGGTTATCGCCTGGCTTTTTCCATCGTTTTCAACCATCCGGCAATCGACAAGTCGGCCCAAAAGGCTGAAATCGATTTCGCCGAACAGTCCTACACCCGCGAAGTGGCCCGGGCGCGCACCTTTGGTTTCATGCAGGAAGTCGAATACCTGCGTGAAAACGGTCTGGCGCTGGGTGGTGGCCTGGAAAATGCCATCGTGCTTGATGAATTTCGCGTCCTGAACCAGGACGGTTTGCGCTACGGCGATGAGTTCGTCAAACACAAGATTCTCGACGCTGTTGGCGACCTCTATCTGCTTGGCAGCCCGCTGCTTGCCGCCTATTCGTCGCACAAAGGCGGTCATGCGCTGAATAACCAGCTGGCTCGTGAATTGCTGAATCACCAGGAATCCTGGGAGTTCGCAACTTTCGAGCAGGCTGAAAACGCCCCGGCCGGCGTGACGCGCTGGCTGAACCAGCCCGCCTGA
- a CDS encoding D-alanine--D-alanine ligase has translation MSGFGKVAVLFGGTSAEREVSLNSGSRVLAALQGQGIDAHPFDPAEQPLDALKGYDRAFVALHGRHGEDGTIQGALELMHIPYTGSGVMASALGMDKFRTKLLWQAAGLPVPDYALLTADSDFADVEEELGLPIFVKPAHEGSSIGISKVKEHDTLHLAYAEAAKYDSLVIAEKGVMGGEYTVGILGDQALPIIKIEPASEWYDYEAKYNRDDTRYLCPCGLPEAKEMEIRKGALEAFRILGGRGWGRVDFLMDEAGNHYFLEVNTAPGMTDHSLVPMAARVAGMEYPALVRRVLELATND, from the coding sequence ATGAGCGGTTTCGGTAAAGTCGCAGTCCTCTTCGGCGGAACGTCCGCCGAGCGCGAGGTCTCCCTCAACAGCGGTTCGCGCGTACTGGCTGCCTTACAGGGCCAGGGCATCGACGCCCATCCCTTCGATCCGGCCGAGCAGCCGCTTGATGCCCTGAAAGGCTACGACCGTGCGTTTGTCGCCTTGCACGGTCGACACGGCGAAGACGGCACAATCCAGGGCGCGCTCGAACTGATGCACATTCCTTACACCGGTTCCGGTGTCATGGCTTCGGCTTTGGGCATGGACAAGTTCCGCACCAAGTTGCTGTGGCAGGCCGCGGGTTTGCCGGTGCCGGATTACGCATTGCTGACAGCAGATTCCGACTTTGCCGACGTCGAGGAAGAACTCGGCTTGCCGATCTTCGTCAAGCCGGCCCACGAAGGCTCATCGATCGGTATCAGCAAGGTCAAGGAGCACGACACGCTGCATCTGGCTTATGCCGAAGCCGCCAAATACGACTCGTTGGTGATCGCCGAAAAGGGCGTCATGGGCGGTGAATACACGGTCGGCATTCTCGGCGACCAGGCCTTGCCGATCATCAAGATCGAGCCGGCCTCCGAGTGGTACGACTACGAAGCCAAGTACAACCGCGACGACACCCGTTATCTCTGCCCCTGCGGCTTGCCGGAAGCCAAAGAAATGGAAATCCGCAAGGGCGCGCTGGAAGCCTTCCGCATTCTCGGCGGCCGCGGTTGGGGGCGGGTTGATTTTCTGATGGATGAGGCGGGGAATCATTACTTCCTCGAAGTGAATACCGCACCGGGCATGACCGATCATTCGCTGGTTCCGATGGCCGCCCGTGTGGCGGGCATGGAATATCCGGCACTGGTGCGTCGTGTGCTCGAACTGGCCACCAACGACTGA
- the ftsZ gene encoding cell division protein FtsZ, which produces MFEIIEKDEEVGTIIKVFGVGGAGGNAIEHMIREGVNGVEFIAANTDAQALGRNAASSKLSLGESGLGAGAKPEKGQEAAIQHREDIRAALQGAHMAFITAGMGGGTGTGAAPVVAEIAREMGILTVGVVTKPFSFEGNKRMKSAEAGIAEFSKHVDSLIVILNDKLMEVMGDDADVDDCFKAADDVLKNAVGGIAEIITYPGLVNVDFEDVRTVMGEMGRAMMGSAAAAGVDRARIAAEQAVASPLLEGVNLSGAKGVLVNITAAKGGLKMKEVNEVMNTVKAFAAEDAHIIFGAVYDELMGDSLRVTVVATGLGQAVAVRNRQTFEVINTPVMAATGTHDAVGFSSTPAIDYNQIADVPAVVRKRNVTVEALANSGVDRYDIPAFLRKQAD; this is translated from the coding sequence ATGTTTGAGATCATCGAGAAGGACGAAGAAGTCGGCACGATCATCAAAGTGTTCGGGGTCGGCGGTGCCGGTGGCAATGCTATCGAGCACATGATTCGCGAAGGTGTGAACGGCGTTGAATTCATTGCCGCCAACACTGACGCACAAGCGCTCGGCCGCAATGCAGCGTCGAGCAAGCTGTCACTCGGCGAGAGTGGCCTGGGTGCTGGCGCCAAGCCGGAAAAGGGCCAGGAAGCGGCCATTCAGCATCGCGAAGACATCCGTGCCGCACTGCAAGGCGCGCACATGGCTTTCATCACCGCCGGCATGGGCGGTGGCACAGGTACCGGTGCAGCGCCGGTCGTGGCTGAAATCGCCCGTGAAATGGGCATCCTGACGGTCGGTGTCGTGACCAAACCGTTCAGTTTCGAAGGCAACAAGCGGATGAAGTCCGCCGAAGCCGGTATTGCCGAATTCTCCAAGCACGTCGATTCGCTGATCGTCATCCTCAATGACAAGCTGATGGAAGTCATGGGCGACGATGCCGATGTCGACGATTGCTTCAAGGCGGCTGACGACGTGCTGAAAAACGCTGTTGGCGGTATTGCCGAAATCATTACCTACCCGGGTCTGGTCAACGTCGACTTCGAAGACGTCCGCACCGTGATGGGGGAAATGGGCCGTGCGATGATGGGTTCTGCCGCTGCCGCCGGTGTCGACCGCGCCCGCATCGCGGCCGAACAGGCCGTGGCTTCGCCGCTGCTCGAAGGTGTCAATCTGTCCGGTGCCAAGGGCGTGCTGGTCAATATCACAGCAGCCAAGGGCGGTCTGAAGATGAAGGAAGTCAACGAAGTGATGAATACCGTCAAGGCATTCGCTGCTGAAGACGCACACATCATCTTCGGCGCGGTCTACGACGAATTGATGGGCGATTCGCTGCGCGTCACCGTCGTTGCCACCGGTCTCGGCCAGGCCGTTGCCGTGCGCAATCGCCAGACGTTCGAAGTGATCAATACGCCGGTCATGGCAGCCACCGGTACGCACGATGCCGTCGGCTTCTCGAGCACCCCGGCCATCGATTACAACCAGATCGCCGATGTCCCGGCTGTTGTGCGCAAGCGCAATGTCACGGTTGAAGCGCTGGCCAACAGCGGAGTCGACCGTTACGACATCCCGGCATTCCTGCGCAAACAAGCAGACTGA
- a CDS encoding M23 family metallopeptidase: MQIILVSRHLKAARTITIMPRHVVAGLALFIFLVVLTSLLFSWLSVHWRLPVVERLILSLQQQETQKTQDYLSNNLLLMATRLGELQAKVVQLDTLGERLAGVVGIKLDVVPPRKPSGAGGPYVPAPMTAAELQREIDRLAGNVEHSADDLSVLESRLLEKRVKERLLPTTLPVKNAAYGSPFGHRSDPIAGLRAMHEGIDFNAEIGTPVVVAADGVVLSAAYHAEFGNLVEVDHGEGLVSRYAHLSRVDVPAGKLVRRGEQLGAVGNTGRSTGAHLHFEVRMLGVAQNPALFLKQGSEFAQLKRR; encoded by the coding sequence ATGCAGATTATTTTGGTTTCGCGTCATTTGAAAGCAGCGCGAACGATCACCATTATGCCTCGTCATGTCGTTGCGGGGCTGGCTCTCTTTATTTTCCTGGTGGTTCTGACCTCGCTGCTGTTTTCGTGGTTGTCCGTTCATTGGCGTCTGCCGGTGGTTGAAAGACTGATTCTTTCGCTGCAACAGCAAGAAACGCAGAAGACGCAGGATTATCTGAGCAACAACCTGTTGCTCATGGCGACGCGTCTCGGTGAGTTGCAAGCCAAGGTGGTCCAGCTTGATACCCTGGGCGAGCGTCTGGCCGGCGTGGTCGGGATCAAGCTCGACGTGGTGCCACCGCGAAAACCGTCGGGTGCAGGCGGTCCCTACGTGCCTGCCCCGATGACGGCTGCCGAGTTGCAGCGGGAAATCGACCGACTGGCGGGAAATGTCGAGCATAGCGCCGACGACCTTTCTGTTCTGGAATCACGCTTGCTCGAAAAGCGCGTCAAGGAGCGCCTGTTGCCGACGACACTGCCGGTCAAGAATGCAGCTTATGGCTCGCCGTTTGGCCATCGTAGTGATCCGATTGCCGGCTTGCGTGCCATGCACGAAGGGATAGATTTCAATGCCGAAATCGGTACGCCGGTTGTCGTCGCTGCCGATGGCGTCGTTCTTTCGGCCGCCTACCATGCTGAATTCGGTAATCTGGTCGAGGTCGACCATGGCGAAGGGCTGGTTTCTCGTTATGCTCATCTTTCCCGGGTCGATGTGCCGGCCGGCAAGCTGGTCCGTCGCGGCGAGCAGCTGGGGGCGGTCGGCAATACGGGGCGCTCGACGGGCGCCCATCTGCACTTCGAGGTGCGCATGCTGGGGGTAGCCCAGAATCCGGCACTTTTCCTCAAGCAGGGGAGTGAGTTCGCACAACTCAAACGGCGTTGA